In one Triplophysa rosa linkage group LG13, Trosa_1v2, whole genome shotgun sequence genomic region, the following are encoded:
- the LOC130563521 gene encoding complexin-1, producing the protein MNFVMKQALGGATKDMGKMLGGEEEKDPDADRKEEERQEALRQQEEERKAKYSKMEAERESVRQGIRDKYGIKKKEEKEAEAQAAMEQASEGSLTRPKKAIPAGCGDEEEEEESIVDTVMKFLPGPLQDMFNKK; encoded by the exons ggGCGACCAAAGACATGGGCAAAATGCTGGGGGGCGAGGAGGAAAAGGACCCTGATGCCGATAGGAAGGAGGAAGAAAGACAGGAAGCCCTCAGGCAACAAGAAGAAGAGAGGAAGGCGAAGTATTCAAAAATGGAAGCAGAAAGAGAATCGGTTCGACAGGGCATCAGGGACAAG TATGGCATCAAGAAGAAGGAGGAGAAAGAGGCAGAGGCCCAGGCAGCCATGGAGCAGGCGTCCGAAGGCAGTTTGACCCGTCCCAAGAAAGCAATCCCAGCCGGCTGTggagatgaggaagaggaggaggaaagCATCGTGGATACAGTCATGAAGTTCCTGCCGGGACCACTTCAAgatatgtttaataaaaagtaA